A section of the Halichoerus grypus chromosome 11, mHalGry1.hap1.1, whole genome shotgun sequence genome encodes:
- the POU2AF1 gene encoding POU domain class 2-associating factor 1, protein MLWQKPTAPEQAPAPPRPYQGVRVKEPVKELLRRKRGHASSGAAVTPTAVVLPHQPLATYTAVGPSCLDMEVSASTVTEEGALCAGWLSQPAPATLQPLAPWTPYTEYVSHEAVSCPYSADMYVQPMCPSYTVVGPSSVLTYASQPLITNVATRSAAAPTVGPQLEAPEHQAPLTYFPWPQPLSTLPTSTLQYQPPAPALPGPQFVQLPISIPEPVLQDMEDPRRAMNSLTIDKLLLEEEDGDAYALNHTLSVEGF, encoded by the exons CCACGGCTCCGGAACAAGCCCCGGCCCCACCGCGGCCGTACCAGGGTGTCCGCGTGAAGGAGCCAGTGAAGGAACTGCTCCGGAGGAAACGAGGCCACGCCAGCAGCGGGGCGGCTGTCACACCTACGGCG GTGGTGCTGCCCCATCAGCCCCTGGCGACCTACACCGCAGTGG GTCCCTCCTGCCTTGACATGGAGGTCTCTGCTTCCACGGTGACAGAGGAGGGGGCCCTGTGTGCCGGCTGGCTCTCCCAGCCTGCCCCGGCCACCCTCCAACCCCTGGCCCCGTGGACCCCCTACACGGAGTACGTGTCCCACGAAGCCGTCAGCTGCCCCTACTCAGCGGACATGTACGTGCAGCCAATGTGCCCGAGCTACACGGTGGTGGGGCCCTCCTCCGTGCTGACCTATGCCTCCCAGCCGCTCATCACTAACGTCGCG ACGAGAAGTGCGGCTGCGCCCACAGTGGGGCCCCAGCTGGAGGCCCCGGagcaccaggcgcccctcacctacTTCCCATGGCCTCAGCCCCTGTCCACACTGCCCACCTCCACCCTGCAGTACCAGCCTccggccccagccctgcccgggCCCCAGTTTGTCCAGTTGCCCATCTCCATCCCCGAGCCAGTCCTCCAGGACATGGAAGACCCCAGGAGAGCCATGAATTCCCTGACCATCGACAAGCTACTTTTGGAGGAAGAGGATGGTGACGCCTACGCACTCAACCACACGCTCTCCGTGGAAGGCTTTTAG